A window from Mesorhizobium sp. WSM2240 encodes these proteins:
- a CDS encoding ABC transporter permease: MIARAFGIPGLRFNAVFGGLVVALLFIAAVFGPLIVPHDPLRLNLMARMSGFGPDHWLGTDEFGRDILSRLITGARTSGWIALSTVAFALFTGTVFGTLAGFLRGWIDRVIMMVNDAFLAFPGLLLALGYMAVFGASRNGIIIALGLAYMPVVVRVVRATVMSIREREYVEASRVTGNSELVTMIRHVLPNCVAPVTVLATTMFGWIILSESALSFLGLGVPPPAPSWGNMLSTARPYINQAPHLIILPGLCISITLLGVNLLGDAVRDWLDPKMQV, from the coding sequence ATGATTGCGCGTGCCTTCGGGATACCCGGCCTGCGCTTCAACGCGGTATTCGGCGGCCTGGTGGTTGCGTTGCTGTTCATCGCCGCCGTTTTCGGCCCGCTCATTGTCCCGCACGACCCCTTGCGCCTCAATCTGATGGCCCGGATGAGCGGCTTCGGGCCTGATCATTGGCTGGGGACCGATGAATTCGGCCGAGACATCCTCAGCCGCCTGATCACAGGCGCGCGAACGAGTGGCTGGATCGCGCTGTCGACCGTAGCGTTTGCGCTGTTCACTGGAACTGTCTTTGGAACGCTCGCAGGTTTCCTGCGCGGCTGGATCGACCGCGTCATCATGATGGTCAACGACGCCTTCCTGGCTTTCCCCGGCCTGCTTCTCGCGCTCGGCTACATGGCCGTGTTCGGAGCCAGCCGGAACGGCATCATCATCGCGCTCGGGCTCGCCTACATGCCTGTCGTCGTGCGGGTCGTGCGCGCCACCGTAATGTCGATCCGGGAGCGGGAATATGTCGAGGCGTCGCGCGTGACGGGCAACAGCGAACTGGTGACGATGATCCGTCACGTCCTGCCGAACTGCGTGGCGCCTGTAACCGTCCTTGCCACCACCATGTTCGGATGGATCATCCTGTCGGAGAGTGCGCTTTCATTCCTGGGCCTGGGTGTGCCGCCACCGGCGCCCAGCTGGGGAAACATGCTGTCGACGGCGCGACCCTATATCAACCAGGCGCCGCATCTGATCATCCTGCCGGGGCTTTGCATCTCGATCACCCTGCTCGGAGTCAACCTGCTCGGCGACGCGGTGCGCGACTGGCTCGACCCCAAGATGCAGGTCTAG
- a CDS encoding GntR family transcriptional regulator: MDITDDHDTAAADGASPLQVDLARRIFERIRDLGWGVGTRVSVPELARAFGVSRSPVSAALDLLVDRGVLQPLETRGLQVACDLASLDPESILPASPQETLYRRMMRERARGELPQDVSEAELMPRYGASRGVVRKLLLRFAAEGLAQRLPGHGWRFVDTLVGEDAYRESYEFRMIVECAALRSPSFHIEPQQLSPIRSAHQRILADGGRTTGGNEWFRINSSFHESLAACSGNRFLTEAVRQQNNLRRLQESAGFEELPAERIEQSCREHLAILDAVEAGDVEWAEALLRQHLRQAAEFSFRSGEIPGRSL, translated from the coding sequence ATGGACATTACCGACGATCACGATACGGCAGCCGCTGATGGGGCTAGCCCCCTGCAGGTCGATCTCGCGCGGAGGATATTCGAGCGCATCCGCGATCTCGGGTGGGGTGTCGGCACGCGCGTTTCGGTGCCGGAACTCGCGCGAGCCTTCGGCGTGTCGCGTTCGCCGGTGAGCGCCGCCCTCGATCTTCTCGTTGACAGAGGCGTGCTACAACCGCTGGAGACGCGCGGGCTGCAGGTCGCCTGCGATTTGGCGAGTCTCGATCCCGAAAGCATTCTCCCGGCGTCCCCGCAAGAGACGCTATATCGCCGCATGATGCGGGAAAGGGCGCGCGGGGAACTGCCGCAGGACGTCTCCGAGGCCGAATTGATGCCCCGGTACGGCGCATCGCGCGGCGTCGTGCGCAAATTGTTGTTGCGGTTCGCGGCGGAGGGATTGGCCCAACGCCTGCCGGGGCATGGCTGGAGGTTCGTTGACACGCTTGTCGGCGAGGACGCCTACCGCGAGAGCTACGAGTTCCGGATGATTGTGGAATGCGCGGCGTTGCGCTCCCCCAGTTTCCACATAGAGCCACAGCAACTGTCGCCGATCCGTAGTGCGCATCAGCGGATCCTGGCCGATGGCGGACGGACCACCGGCGGCAACGAATGGTTTCGAATCAATTCGAGCTTCCATGAGAGCCTTGCCGCCTGCTCCGGCAACCGTTTCCTAACCGAGGCCGTGCGCCAGCAGAACAATCTAAGGCGTTTGCAGGAATCGGCGGGTTTCGAGGAGCTTCCGGCTGAGCGGATCGAGCAGTCCTGCCGCGAGCACCTGGCGATTCTGGACGCAGTGGAAGCGGGAGATGTCGAGTGGGCGGAAGCACTGCTTCGGCAGCACTTGCGTCAGGCCGCGGAATTCAGCTTCCGCAGCGGTGAAATACCTGGTCGCTCACTTTAA
- a CDS encoding ABC transporter ATP-binding protein — MLSIRDLSVSIGPSGQRIVDGLSFDLAAGDMLALVGESGSGKTMAARAILNLLPPPLVMTADSEVLLEGRDLTKLPTAALRQIRGGEIGMVFQEPMVSLNPSMTIGEQMAEGLRLHRSMGSDEIRERSLAMLRRIRISDPERSLAAYPHEFSGGMRQRIMLASVMLLEPKLLIADEPTTALDMLVQRDVLDLMVELTQEKGTAVLLISHDLGMVSHYVRDVLVMRDGRSVEQGRTEQVLRAPQQDYTRRLVDALPRRSAGGARTKGTSEPLLHVEDVVIDYPGRTRLFGKTEGKRAVHGVDLTVGRGETLALVGASGSGKTTLGRAIVGLVQPSAGTIRFRGEQIEGGRSEAARRQRRDMQIVFQDPYSSLDPRQRVEDIVEEPLKLDRGMARKERKERVKEVCGDVGLSLDFLRRLPHQLSGGQRQRVAIARAIVRRPAFVVADEPVSALDMTVQKQILLLIRSLQERYGFACLFVSHDLGAVEQVADRVAVMENGRIVEVGHRDDIFDRPQHEYTRRLLDAAMLLDRRFAGAEPHKLRSVVS; from the coding sequence ATGCTCAGCATCCGCGATCTCTCGGTTTCGATAGGACCTTCCGGCCAGCGCATCGTCGACGGGCTTTCCTTCGATCTGGCCGCAGGCGACATGTTGGCGCTGGTGGGGGAGTCCGGCTCGGGCAAGACGATGGCCGCACGGGCGATCCTCAACCTGCTGCCGCCGCCGCTGGTCATGACGGCGGACAGCGAGGTCCTTCTGGAAGGCCGGGACCTGACGAAGCTGCCGACGGCGGCCCTGCGGCAGATCAGGGGCGGCGAAATCGGCATGGTTTTCCAGGAACCTATGGTTTCGCTCAATCCGTCGATGACCATCGGCGAGCAGATGGCCGAGGGGCTGCGGCTACACCGGAGCATGGGCAGCGACGAGATCCGCGAGCGCTCCCTGGCGATGCTGAGGCGGATACGGATCAGCGATCCGGAGCGCAGCCTCGCCGCATATCCGCACGAATTCTCCGGCGGCATGCGCCAGCGCATCATGCTCGCCTCTGTGATGCTGCTGGAACCGAAATTGCTCATCGCGGATGAGCCCACGACGGCGCTTGACATGCTGGTCCAGCGTGATGTGCTCGACCTGATGGTCGAACTCACGCAGGAAAAGGGCACCGCTGTCCTGCTGATCAGCCACGATCTGGGCATGGTGTCGCATTACGTGCGCGACGTCCTCGTGATGCGCGATGGCAGGTCGGTGGAACAAGGCCGCACCGAGCAGGTGCTGCGCGCGCCGCAGCAGGACTATACCCGCAGGCTCGTGGACGCCCTGCCGCGCCGCAGCGCCGGCGGTGCGCGGACGAAAGGGACGTCCGAACCGCTTCTCCACGTCGAGGACGTGGTCATCGACTATCCGGGCCGAACGCGACTCTTCGGCAAAACCGAAGGAAAGCGCGCCGTGCATGGTGTGGACCTCACGGTCGGCCGCGGCGAAACCTTGGCGCTGGTCGGCGCGTCGGGCTCCGGCAAAACGACGCTCGGCCGCGCCATTGTCGGGCTGGTGCAGCCCAGCGCTGGCACGATTCGCTTCCGAGGCGAACAGATCGAGGGCGGGCGTAGCGAAGCGGCGCGAAGGCAGCGCCGCGACATGCAGATCGTGTTCCAGGACCCGTATTCGTCGCTCGACCCGCGTCAGCGCGTCGAGGACATTGTCGAGGAGCCCTTGAAGCTCGATCGAGGCATGGCGCGAAAGGAACGCAAGGAGCGCGTGAAGGAGGTCTGCGGAGACGTCGGCCTGTCCCTGGATTTCCTGCGCCGGCTGCCTCACCAGCTTTCCGGTGGCCAACGCCAGCGCGTGGCGATTGCGCGCGCTATCGTGCGACGGCCCGCATTCGTCGTCGCCGACGAGCCGGTTTCCGCGTTGGATATGACCGTCCAGAAGCAGATACTGCTTTTGATCCGCAGCCTCCAGGAGCGCTACGGCTTCGCGTGCCTGTTCGTTTCGCACGACCTCGGCGCGGTGGAACAGGTTGCGGACCGCGTCGCCGTAATGGAGAACGGCCGCATTGTCGAAGTGGGTCACCGCGACGATATCTTCGATCGGCCGCAGCACGAATATACGCGCCGGCTCCTGGATGCGGCGATGCTGCTCGACCGACGTTTCGCGGGGGCGGAGCCCCACAAACTGCGGAGCGTCGTCTCGTGA
- a CDS encoding ABC transporter permease produces MARFLITRTLSAIPTLLIVSLTIFVLMRMIPGDPATLMLGDLAQPGQVGAMKQKMGLDQPVIVQYFIWLGNVLTGDFGTSISTRQPVLPLIWDRFLVSANIVLLSVFLAALIAVPAGMIAAWRQDKLSDISVIAVATVLLSIPSFWLGLMLLLVFGLWLGWLPVVGYVPFSRDFSQAALYIILPVATLVLAESGSIARMARASTIEVSRMEYITHARAKGLSEPAVMWRHAFKNAFAPTWTLIGLILGSLLANIAVIETVFTIPGLGRLLVDGIYARDYPVVQGCMLYIAAMYVVVNLIVDLVYPLLDPRVTA; encoded by the coding sequence ATGGCGCGTTTCCTCATTACCCGAACCCTAAGCGCGATCCCGACGCTGCTGATCGTCTCGCTGACGATCTTCGTGCTCATGCGAATGATCCCGGGCGACCCGGCAACGCTGATGCTGGGCGACCTAGCCCAGCCTGGCCAGGTCGGGGCGATGAAGCAGAAAATGGGTTTGGATCAGCCCGTGATCGTCCAGTACTTCATCTGGCTCGGCAATGTCCTGACGGGCGACTTCGGAACGTCGATCTCAACAAGGCAGCCGGTGCTGCCACTCATCTGGGACCGCTTCCTCGTCTCGGCCAATATCGTGCTGTTGTCCGTTTTCCTGGCGGCCCTCATCGCAGTGCCGGCAGGCATGATAGCCGCATGGCGGCAGGACAAATTGAGCGACATATCGGTGATCGCCGTCGCCACGGTCCTCCTGTCGATCCCAAGCTTCTGGCTCGGGCTGATGTTGCTTCTGGTTTTTGGACTCTGGCTGGGTTGGCTCCCGGTCGTCGGCTACGTCCCGTTCAGTCGCGATTTCTCCCAAGCCGCGCTCTACATCATACTGCCTGTCGCGACTCTCGTTCTGGCTGAATCGGGATCGATCGCCCGCATGGCCCGCGCCAGCACCATCGAAGTCTCGCGCATGGAATACATAACGCATGCGCGTGCCAAAGGGTTGTCCGAACCGGCCGTGATGTGGCGGCATGCGTTCAAGAACGCTTTCGCGCCAACCTGGACGCTGATCGGCCTTATTCTGGGGAGCCTGCTGGCGAACATCGCCGTGATCGAGACCGTGTTCACGATACCGGGGCTGGGGAGGCTTCTCGTCGACGGCATCTACGCCCGCGACTATCCGGTCGTCCAAGGATGCATGCTGTACATCGCCGCCATGTATGTCGTCGTCAACCTGATCGTCGATCTCGTCTATCCATTGCTCGACCCCAGGGTGACGGCATGA
- a CDS encoding C45 family peptidase, which translates to MTVQPFPLVEVSGAPRERGRAYGEAARDRIRGSVDLYGGSLGRLGFCEEEVRRFTAVFRPRLQAWAPDLVEEMEGIAEGAALDFSSIMLVNARTEVLQLARREKGVADNEPDGCTGAVILPEQTRAGILIHGQNWDWKAECAETSIVLRILRDDGPDILTFTEAGGLARSGFNAAGIAITANYLESDRDYRELGIPLPFIRRRALEAQHFALALRVVAITPKSGSNNMILSTAEGYAVDLECAPDESFALHPEGGIIVHANHWLSPVALSKLKETGLADVPDSLYRDARVRKILKAGGGNLAQEDLQAALFDDFASPFCVCRPPMRKEGGNLSATVAMIIMTPSEGVMEIAPLPAINRTFAKYELAMEAPAAARAA; encoded by the coding sequence ATGACTGTCCAGCCCTTTCCGCTCGTAGAGGTCAGCGGCGCGCCACGCGAGAGGGGGCGCGCATATGGCGAGGCAGCGCGCGACCGGATCAGGGGTTCGGTCGATCTTTATGGCGGCAGCCTCGGCCGGCTCGGCTTCTGCGAGGAAGAGGTACGACGCTTCACAGCGGTCTTCAGGCCTCGGCTGCAGGCCTGGGCGCCCGATCTCGTCGAGGAAATGGAGGGCATCGCCGAAGGCGCGGCGCTAGATTTCTCCTCGATCATGCTGGTGAATGCACGCACCGAGGTGCTGCAACTTGCACGGCGCGAGAAGGGTGTCGCCGACAACGAGCCTGACGGCTGCACCGGCGCAGTGATCCTGCCCGAACAGACGCGGGCGGGAATACTCATCCATGGCCAGAACTGGGACTGGAAGGCCGAGTGCGCCGAGACATCGATTGTTCTGCGCATCCTGCGCGACGACGGTCCCGACATTTTGACGTTCACCGAGGCGGGCGGTCTCGCGCGCAGCGGCTTCAACGCGGCAGGCATCGCCATCACGGCGAACTATCTAGAGTCCGACCGGGACTATCGCGAGCTCGGAATTCCGCTGCCTTTCATCCGCCGCCGCGCGCTCGAGGCGCAGCACTTCGCGCTGGCGCTGCGGGTGGTCGCCATCACGCCCAAATCCGGCTCCAACAACATGATATTGAGCACGGCGGAAGGCTATGCCGTCGACTTGGAGTGTGCACCGGATGAATCGTTCGCGCTTCATCCGGAAGGCGGGATAATCGTGCATGCCAACCATTGGCTCAGCCCGGTCGCCTTGTCGAAGCTGAAGGAGACAGGTCTTGCCGACGTTCCGGACAGCCTCTATCGCGATGCCCGCGTCCGCAAGATACTGAAGGCGGGAGGCGGAAACCTTGCACAGGAGGATCTGCAGGCCGCGCTTTTCGATGATTTCGCAAGCCCCTTCTGCGTCTGCCGCCCGCCCATGCGAAAGGAAGGCGGCAATCTGTCCGCAACGGTTGCGATGATCATCATGACGCCGTCTGAAGGCGTGATGGAGATCGCGCCGCTTCCGGCGATAAACAGAACCTTCGCCAAATATGAGCTCGCCATGGAAGCGCCCGCCGCGGCGCGGGCTGCTTAA